CTGGAACGGGTCACCTTCCACCCGAAGAACACCCGCCGGGTCATCGCCAACTCCGAAATGGTCCGCTCCGACATCCTCCGGCATTTTGACTACCCGGCCGAGCGGATCCGCTTGGTCCGCAATGGGGTCGATCATGCCCGTTTCGGCGGTGGCGACCGGGCAGCAGGGCGCCGCGCCATGGAATGGGACGACGAGGAATACGTCGTCCTGCTGGTCGGGGCCGGAGCGGAGCGCAAGGGCCATGTCCAGGCCCAGGAGGCGGCCCGCCGGGCCGGGGCCGATGTGCGCATGGTCATCATTGACTCCCCCCCGCCCTGCCCACTACCCGATCTTTACGCAGCCGCGGATGTCTTTCTCCTGCCCACTTGGTATGACCCGTTTGCCAACGTGACCCTGGAAGCACTCGCCGCCGGTCTGCCCGTCATCACCACCACTGCCAATGGCGGTTCGGAGATCATCCAGAATGGCCGGGAAGGGTTTGTCGTCGGCCAGGCGGGCGACGTCCGCGAAACGGCCCATTTGATCCGGTTGTTGCGTGATGAGTCCCTGCGACTGCAAATGGGCCGGGCGGCGCGCAAGACCGCTGCCACCCACACCCAGGAACGCAACGTCCGTGAAACACTGGACGTGATCCACGAAGTGGCTTCGG
The genomic region above belongs to Candidatus Methylacidiphilales bacterium and contains:
- a CDS encoding glycosyltransferase family 4 protein, which translates into the protein MRIAFVRRNWSPTGGAENYLKRLAGSLSQAGHECHLLCESWDDEARDMFRLVERFPVDSSTAMKPRRFADAVNVRLGSVGEIGFHVVFSLERGVRAHIYRAGDGVHREWLRRRQAARPLTGFFRNRFNPKNRVVCALERVTFHPKNTRRVIANSEMVRSDILRHFDYPAERIRLVRNGVDHARFGGGDRAAGRRAMEWDDEEYVVLLVGAGAERKGHVQAQEAARRAGADVRMVIIDSPPPCPLPDLYAAADVFLLPTWYDPFANVTLEALAAGLPVITTTANGGSEIIQNGREGFVVGQAGDVRETAHLIRLLRDESLRLQMGRAARKTAATHTQERNVRETLDVIHEVASAKG